GAATCGTTATCGAACCGTGATGTATATGAACGTCAAGAATTTTGAGAATTATCAGGAATGCGAAAATATGTATTGGGGCCACACCGAGCATTACGACACACTCACCACGCTGATTCTGAAAAATCAGGCTACACCGCTGGAGAATCTGTATATTAACATTTTGGCATCTTTTCAGGAATCCGAGAAAAAGTGGGGTTTGATGGCAGGTGTATCCTTCCGTCCCTTTATGCCCATCGCTTTAAAAATGCTATTCTCTCGAACACCCTTGCCTGAGAATCAGGAGTTATATAACGAGCTAAAAATGTCTAAAGAAGATCTGCGTACGTTAAAGATCTATAATATGCTCGCCGTCACCTAAATTTTCAACAGATGCTGATGGATCAGATTGATTGATTGGGAAATAACCCCTATATAACAAGAAAAGGGCGGCAGTTATAAGCTATTACAGCTCATAAAAGCGCCCTTTGGGATCAGATGTTTATTACTTCACACTTCGACTTTGATATATTATTCGATTAATTCTTGATCAAATCAAGGGTTTCGTCAAATAATTGCTTCTGGTCTTCAATCTTGTTTTCATTACCGATAACACAGCGTTGCTGCTGTTCCAATATAGCGGATACCACTTCGGCAAAACCTATAATGTCACTTTCTGTTGTGCTTAGCACTTCATCCCGTTCTTTCTGAAGATCGGCTTCGGTGACATTAGACAGATAACATTCCAGAGAGAATGATCCTTCGCCATAAGGGGTCCTTGGTGTATCGAGGTCCTGGATGGCGCCAATGATATATCTTGTCATTTCCCGTTTATCTGCTTTGAAATCCTTCAGGTATTGCGGCATCTCTTCATAAACTTTGTATGTTTTTTCGAGATTCGGGTCGCGGTACGATGCTACATAGCTATCTCCATTACGTCTGAAGCCTGACATGCAGCCGTATGCTCCGCCTTTGGCCCTGATATTGTTCCACAAATAATCCAGAGAAAGAATCCCCTGCAAGACACGCAGCGAGCCGGTATACGAATACCCTTTATCGATAAAATTACCTGTTTGAACGACATATTGGACTTCAGATGGAGATCTGAATCCTTCTTTATGATGTACAGGTGTAAATGCCTCTTTTTCTTTGGCAACATCTTGGGTGAACAGCTTCGCTTTCAAATCGGATACCTGTTTCTCCAAGCCTGCATATCCCTGATCATCCGCAGTGTAACTCACCAGCAAGTTTTCCGGTCTGAAAATAAAGCTAGTCAACGATTGAAGGCTGGTCGACAGTTCTTCTTTTCTAGCCTCAAAGTTCGCCTGAAGCTCCTCAAGCCACTGGTAAAAGGCGATGCCACTAACCGCTTCCCTGAAGTCTGCGACAGCCGAGTGTTTAGAGGTCGAACGGCCAATTCCCGCTGAATGCCCTCCGCTGATCAGATTGCGCTGCAAGTTGCCTTTCAACTGGGCAATAATTTCGTATAAACGCTTCGAATCATCAAATTTGGACGTAAACACAATTTCCTTGATCATGTCAAAAGCAAATCCAAGTTTGTCATAGAGTACTTTGGCGTTGAATTCATACGTAGCCTTGAAATCACGGTGCTCATGCGCGTTTGCATACGTACCGATGCCACTATGAATTCCCCCGGAATGAATGTGAATCTCATTCGACAATTCATTAAATGAGAAATTCTGAGTGTCGACGTAACCGAGCACACTTTTCAGCAATCCAACATACGGCAGCAAACGCCGTGGGACTTCCTTAATATCGAACAACAGTCTCAGATAACCGATCCCATTCGTATAGATATTATGGTGCAGTACCGTTGTACCTTCGACCTGATTTACCGTCTGATACAGCGTCGATGCTTTCGGTTCAATATCCTCTATCGACAACGTCGGAATGACCTGCTGTTGTTCCTTGGTTGATGGTGCATTCTGGTACTCGGCGAGAGCCTCGGTTCTCTGAATGAGTTGCTGAATCTCTTCCTGACTCAGTCCAGCCTGAACTGATTTCAGATGTGCTTTCAGCGCCTCCTCTTTGCGTGCGTTCAATCCTTTATCCGGCGTGACAGCAACGAAAGAAGTATGTGTATTTTGCAGTAAATACGTCTCAATCAACTTCTCAAAGTAACCCTCGGTCATCTTCGTTCTGAGCTCGGCGAATACGTCATTCGCTTCCAAATGAGTAAATGGCGCTTCGACATCATACAGCCAGCTTTGCAATGAGGAGAAACCGTAGATTAATCCTTTGGGCATTCTTCCATAATCCGCTTCACGGTGGTTGAACTCATAGGAATTGATACCTGCGAGCAGCGCTTTTGGATCAAAACCTTCTTTCACAACACGCTCAAGCACCTCTTTTACCGTCCCCAGAAAATCTTCTTTGCTCGCCAGATTGCTCTTCTTCAATCCAACGGTGAACACGGGCTGATACAGGCTGTCATCATACGTACCATATACATCTTTCGCAATGCCCTTATCCAATAAAGCCTGCTTCAGAACCGCTCCTGGAGCGTTAAGCAATGCGTACAGCAAAATTTGAAACGAGATGTTTAATTCCTTGTCCAGACTTGTTCCAATGACCGCATTATAGGTCAAAAAGCTGTTATCCACTTCTGATTCGGTACTTCCGGCAGAATATGTCTTGACTGCGTCCACTCTTTCTCCGAATGCAGGTTGAAGCTGAATGGCAGAATCAATCTCAATTCGATCATATTCACTCAGATAGTTCTCATCTAACCACTGCAATTTCTCTTCCATATCCATATCCCCATACAAATAAATGAAGCTGTTGGACGGATGATAGTATCTGGAGTGGAAATCCAGCAAACCTTGATAAGTCAGATCGGGAATGGCATCGGGAAATCCGCCTGATTCACAGGAATATGTAGTATCCGGGAAAAGTGAATTCAGAACTTCCCTGCGTACAATCCGTTCCGGTGAAGAAAAAGCACCCTTCATCTCGTTATATACAACGCCGTTATAGGTTAACTCATCTTCAGCTGAGGTCAGGTTGTAATTCCAACCCTCCTGTAGAAATATTTTTTCATTATTATAAATATTTGTGTGGAGTACCGCATCCAGATAAATATCCATCAGGTTATGGAAGTCATGATCATTCCGACTTGCAATCGGATAGATTGTTTTATCGGGATATGTCATCGCATTCAGAAATGTATTAAGAGAACCCTTCAGCAATTCAACAAAGGAATCCTTGGCCGGAAATTTCTTGGAGCCACACAGTACGGAATGTTCCAGAATGTGAGCTACACCTGTATTGTCTTCCGGAGGAGTACGGAAACCGATACTGAACACTTTATTATCATCCTGATTAGATAAGAGTACAATTTTGGCTCCGGATTTCTGATGTTCCAGGAGATACGCATCTGACTTCAACTCTTCGATTCTGCGTTCCTGCAGCACCTTATAGGGCTTAAGCTGTTTCAACATGGGTCGAGTCCTCCGTCCATAAAATTGTTTAGTTTGGTATGCAACCTTGAGTTCTTCAAGTTCAAAGATAAAGGTAATTTATACCTATGGATAGTATACACTATCGTTGCATGTCTTCCTAACGGGCAGCCATAGGCGTCTTCTGATATGTATTATGATTTCCGCCATAAAATAATCGCTGGCACACAAAAGATTTTAATTAAATACAAAAACCTTGTTCTTCTCCCTTTCAATACGTGTGAAATAAGATCTAAGCCTATATGCTGCATAAATATGAAATTGGGAAGAGACACTACAATTACCAATATATCAATGATTCTGCGAGCGCTGACTCGCTTTTCCGAGGAGATGAGACAGATGAGTGGCTGGAAAAAAATCAAAAAATACCTGATCGCTGATTTGTCGGAAGGCCCTACACCTGATGAGCCCTTTTCCCTTGGACACTGGAATACTGAAAACAAAAGAGACACGAGTCAGCCCTCCTCCTGGGGGCGCTGATTATGGGACAGGCTGCTGTACAAGCTAACATCGTTAGTCCAATCATGGTTATTATCACGTCGGCCACGGCGCTTGCCTCCTATCCGATTCCCAACTATAACATGCAATTTGCAACCCGAATCCTCCGGTTTGTTTATTTGGCCTGTGCTTCGTTTATGGGCTTAGTCGGTATTCTGCTGCTGTCGATGATTTTGTGGACGGACTGGATTGCCACCAACCGATTCGGAGTGCCCAGCCTGGCTCCAATTACACCTAAACATCCGGGAGACAATTCTCTTCTCCGTAACCCATGGCATCACCAGACTCGCAGACCCGCTTCGCTGCGCCCGCAAAAGAAACAAAAAATGGAGGAAACACATGATACAGCTCCATCCTCTCCTTCCGGAGAAGAAAGAGGCCCCTCGTGAAAAAGAATTATATCGGTGTTTATGAAGCGGCATCGATCGGGATCATTTTCATCATCACCAAGA
This window of the Paenibacillus marchantiae genome carries:
- a CDS encoding spore germination protein codes for the protein MGQAAVQANIVSPIMVIITSATALASYPIPNYNMQFATRILRFVYLACASFMGLVGILLLSMILWTDWIATNRFGVPSLAPITPKHPGDNSLLRNPWHHQTRRPASLRPQKKQKMEETHDTAPSSPSGEERGPS
- a CDS encoding insulinase family protein, producing MLKQLKPYKVLQERRIEELKSDAYLLEHQKSGAKIVLLSNQDDNKVFSIGFRTPPEDNTGVAHILEHSVLCGSKKFPAKDSFVELLKGSLNTFLNAMTYPDKTIYPIASRNDHDFHNLMDIYLDAVLHTNIYNNEKIFLQEGWNYNLTSAEDELTYNGVVYNEMKGAFSSPERIVRREVLNSLFPDTTYSCESGGFPDAIPDLTYQGLLDFHSRYYHPSNSFIYLYGDMDMEEKLQWLDENYLSEYDRIEIDSAIQLQPAFGERVDAVKTYSAGSTESEVDNSFLTYNAVIGTSLDKELNISFQILLYALLNAPGAVLKQALLDKGIAKDVYGTYDDSLYQPVFTVGLKKSNLASKEDFLGTVKEVLERVVKEGFDPKALLAGINSYEFNHREADYGRMPKGLIYGFSSLQSWLYDVEAPFTHLEANDVFAELRTKMTEGYFEKLIETYLLQNTHTSFVAVTPDKGLNARKEEALKAHLKSVQAGLSQEEIQQLIQRTEALAEYQNAPSTKEQQQVIPTLSIEDIEPKASTLYQTVNQVEGTTVLHHNIYTNGIGYLRLLFDIKEVPRRLLPYVGLLKSVLGYVDTQNFSFNELSNEIHIHSGGIHSGIGTYANAHEHRDFKATYEFNAKVLYDKLGFAFDMIKEIVFTSKFDDSKRLYEIIAQLKGNLQRNLISGGHSAGIGRSTSKHSAVADFREAVSGIAFYQWLEELQANFEARKEELSTSLQSLTSFIFRPENLLVSYTADDQGYAGLEKQVSDLKAKLFTQDVAKEKEAFTPVHHKEGFRSPSEVQYVVQTGNFIDKGYSYTGSLRVLQGILSLDYLWNNIRAKGGAYGCMSGFRRNGDSYVASYRDPNLEKTYKVYEEMPQYLKDFKADKREMTRYIIGAIQDLDTPRTPYGEGSFSLECYLSNVTEADLQKERDEVLSTTESDIIGFAEVVSAILEQQQRCVIGNENKIEDQKQLFDETLDLIKN
- a CDS encoding helix-turn-helix domain-containing protein, producing MNTINKEVGKKIRNFRKWKGLTVQQLADQIHKSKATLSKYESGDITLDVVTLHQIADSLNIQVEQLLYIEPKQASPLMNTVPSSFFKNSTRFYSYFYDGRNNSLIRCVIDMMAQSDANRYRTVMYMNVKNFENYQECENMYWGHTEHYDTLTTLILKNQATPLENLYINILASFQESEKKWGLMAGVSFRPFMPIALKMLFSRTPLPENQELYNELKMSKEDLRTLKIYNMLAVT